The Mangifera indica cultivar Alphonso chromosome 8, CATAS_Mindica_2.1, whole genome shotgun sequence genome has a window encoding:
- the LOC123222741 gene encoding rop guanine nucleotide exchange factor 14-like yields the protein MMTMRRSLACCTRDRRVSFDFDEQDGITTYNGLESCILNNQSFESENRTSRGEGCVTDSLDDEESSCSSSKDAYGSCSSKWMTGKRDDQGSDDWEISESPQHFYVKEKRSYVIRHSDIETMKEKFAKLLLGEDVTGGRMGVTSALALSNAITNLAASVFGELWKLEPLPEERRSKWQREMDWLLSPTNYMVELVPAKQNAGNGRTLEIMTPKPRTDIHINLPALQKLDSMLIETLDSMVNTEFWYEEVGSSAEGRNKSTRESKRWQLPLPQVPATGISDMERKKLLSQAKVVYQVFKAAKSINENVLLEMPLPSFIRDALPKSGKASLGEELYKVLTEESSCIAEMPNLLNLKSEHSVLEAINRLEAALFAWKERITDQVTGKSPVRTSWSFIKDPLSELDKTELLLERAEALIQYLKTKYPNLPQAFLEATKIQYGQDVGHSILEAYSRVLGNLAFGILLRIGDILQEDALSNPNSPVAKYYLPGSKTNAADLEMPWLSLCVRHLHVDQMNMVDGKLHGFDASSHNSSEFSSNEAKTNSQSASPSLSRVWCISKEACIGSSPRNSP from the exons GAATAACGACTTATAATGGCCTTGAGAGTTGTATTCTCAATAATCAATCTTTTGAGAGTGAAAATAGAACAAGCAGAGGTGAAGGGTGTGTCACAGACTCTTTGGATGATGAGGAGTCAAGCTGTTCTTCTAGCAAAGATGCCTATGGATCATGTTCTTCTAAATGGATGACTGGGAAGAGGGATGATCAAGGTTCAGATGACTGGGAAATCTCTGAAAGTCCCCAACATTTTTATGTCAAAGAAAAACGTTCTTATGTCATTCGACATTCAGATATTGagacaatgaaagaaaaatttgcAAAGCTGTTATTGGGTGAAGATGTTACTGGGGGACGTATGGGTGTCACCAGTGCATTAGCATTGTCAAATGCCATAACCAATCTTGCTG CCTCCGTCTTTGGGGAGTTGTGGAAATTGGAGCCACTGCCAGAAGAAAGGAGAAGCAAATGGCAAAGAGAGATGGACTGGTTGCTCTCTCCAACAAACTATATGGTTGAGTTAGTTCCTGCAAAGCAAAATGCTGGCAATGGCCGAACCTTAGag ATAATGACTCCCAAGCCTCGTACAGACATCCACATAAATCTTCCGGCACTTCAAAAGTTGGACTCAATGCTTATT GAGACGTTGGATTCCATGGTGAATACGGAGTTTTGGTACGAAGAAGTAGGTAGCAGTGCAGAAGGAAGAAACAAGAGTACTAGAGAGAGCAAGAGATGGCAGCTCCCATTGCCCCAAGTACCAGCGACTGGGATCTCTGACATGGAGAGGAAAAAATTATTGTCTCAAGCTAAGGTGGTATATCAAGTATTCAAGGCTGCTAAATCCATCAATGAGAATGTTTTGCTTGAAATGCCTTTGCCTAGTTTTATCAGGGATGCACTTCCCAAG TCTGGAAAGGCAAGTCTTGGTGAGGAATTGTACAAGGTCTTGACCGAAGAATCAAGCTGCATTGCGGAAATGCCAAATTTACTGAATTTAAAATCTGAACATAGTGTGCTCGAGGCCATCAACAGGTTAGAAGCTGCACTGTTTGCTTGGAAAGAAAGAATTACAGATCAAGTAACTGGTAAATCACCTGTCCGCACATCATGGTCCTTCATTAAAGATCCCTTATCTGAGCTGGACAAGACAGAGTTACTATTGGAACGAGCCGAAGCCCTTATACAGTATCTCAAGACCAAATATCCTAACCTTCCTCAAGCTTTTCTTGAGGCCACAAAAATCCAATATGGCCAG GATGTTGGGCATTCAATACTCGAAGCATACTCTCGAGTTCTCGGAAACTTGGCATTCGGCATACTGTTGAGGATTGGAGATATTCTGCAAGAGGATGCTCTGAGCAATCCCAATTCACCTGTGGCAAAATATTATCTTCCAGGATCAAAAACAAATGCAGCAGACTTAGAGATGCCGTGGCTTAGTCTATGCGTAAGGCACTTGCACGTCGATCAGATGAACATGGTAGATGGAAAATTGCATGGTTTTGATGCAAGTAGTCATAATTCTTCAGAATTTTCATCCAATGAAGCCAAAACAAACTCCCAGAGTGCTTCACCAAGTTTGAGTCGAGTTTGGTGTATCAGTAAAGAGGCTTGTATAGGTTCGTCCCCCCGAAATTCTCCTTGA